The genome window CGGTGATCCGTTTCATTGCTTCTCCCTTCTTCGTGTTTTACCGGTGTTATCGAGTAAAACGTCCCCACTTCAGCCTGTGATATCAAGATTCAGTTATCTTTTTCAGGCGGCTCAGCCTCGAGGTCTTCCAGCTCTATATCCAAGTCCAGGCCCGGCAGTCCCCTGGCTTTCAGCTCTTTGCTGATCCGCTGGAGATTCTGCTGGAGCTGTTGCATGTGTTTCTCGAGCTTCTGCTTGTCGAACGCCAGCGGCGGCCAGCCACCGCGTGGCTGGTAATGGACCCGGGCGATCGACTCCCAGATATCCCGTTCCACCTGGTTGAGGGTCAGCGCCAGACGGGCCCGCTGACGTGCATTAAGGATTTCGGCGGCATCGTCGATAGCTTTGTTCTTCGACTCGACAACCTTCAGGCCGTTTTGCTTTAGATCCGACAGCAGCTGGTTTAATTTACTGTCCGATGGATTTTCCCCGGCCAGTTCCTCCTTAAGCTGCCGGGTAATGTCGTTACGTTCTCTGGCCAGTTCGCGCTCGGTTTTACTGTGCTGACGCATCAGGGGGAAAAACCCGTCCACCTGCTCATCGGTCAGGTCGATATCCTCCATGATTTTCCACAGACGATAAAGCTGAATCCTTTCGGCGTGTCTGTGCCGCCGATCCTCGCGGTCTCGCCCCTCGGCAAAAGCCAGCATCCCGTATTCCTCAATCCCCGGCAGAGGCATGGCGGGCAACTCCAGTTCGGGAATTTCCATTTCGAAGAGCTGGAATACGTCCGCAACGTCCTCGTCCTGTTTCTCCTCCGCGGCCCATCCCCCGGTGGCGCAAAGCGCCAGACCGGCCACAGCGGCTGCCGCCAGAAAACCACTGAAACCTTTCATTTTCAACTCCTTGCAAAAATATTTGTCGTCTACTTGCCGTAAACGAGTACGGCACATTCAAGTGTTCTCAATTGCTCGCCAATAGATAGATTACCTGCTCCAGCTTATCCTCCTCCAGATCCAGCAGGGCATCGTAGAAATTGCCCGTAACCGGATAAGTTATCCCCACCTCGTCGTATGCGTCCCCCCCGCTATCCGAGCCGAGCTCCTCGATAGATTCCAGCGTCCGGTAGGTCATCTGGTACTGGTGCGCGATCTCGGCCAGCAGGTAGAGCGAGTCGACCAGGGCCTGGGTGCTGATAGTGTCGGCACTACGGACAGCCGCCATTTGCCGCGCTCCTGAGTTGTCGAACAGGCCGGTACGGAACGTGCCGACCAATGCCAGCAGAAGCACCGCGGCGGCGGCAACCAGCGGAAGGAGCTTCCTCAGCCTGCCGCCGGATTTCCCGCTGCCGGGTTCTCTGCTTTGCCAGGTTGCCAGACCGACCGCCTCGAGGTTCCGCCGCCAGAACTGCTCGTCGGGAGGGCCGAAACCAGCCACTTTGTCCCGGATGGCTGTCCGTACTGCCCGCAGACGCTCCAGACGGCGGCCGCACTCTATGCACGAGCCTGTGTGCTGTTCCACTTCCCGTCCGGCAGCGCCCTCGAGTTCCCCTTCGAGGAAATCGATCAGGATTCCGTCATCGATCGGACACTGCATCTCGCTCACCTTTCCAGGTCCAGGTTCATTCTTTCGGCAGCGGGAGCGAGCCATCTTCCCAGGGTTTTCATCGCCCTGTGGAACGTAACCTTGGCGTTACTGAGACTGATCCCGCACGATTGAGCTACATCACGAAACGGCATTTCCTCATAGATCCGGAGCAACACCACTCTGCGCTGCTCCGCACTCAAGCTTTCCAGCGCGCCCGCCACCAGTTCTTTCACCCTGCCGCGGTCCAGTTCCCCGTCCAGATCGGCCTCTTCCGCACTCAGGACCACCGCTTCCAGCGACAGGCTGCGCCTTTCCCTCCTCAGATAGTTCCGCGCCTGATTGGCGGCAATCGAGTAGAGCCAGATCCGGAACCGCTCGCCGCCGCGCAGCGTATCAAGTTTTTCGTAGGCCCGGATCAGGGCCGACTGCAGGACATCGGCGGCCTCGTCATGATCGAGACTCATCCCGCGCAGGAACCGGTAGATCTGCTGCTGGTATCGCTCGGCCAGCACGCCGAATTTTTCTGTCCGCCCTGCCAGTATTTCATCTACAAGCTGCTTGTCAGTCTGCATCTGGCCCCAACGTATCTGGCGTTGCCTTCATCCCGACTTCATAGCTGTGACAATCCGCGCCGGGAATTGGTTACAGATTTCCATCCGCATCCGAACCGGCCGGCCCGCGATACGGCGTGGCCGGTGTGATCGATTCCGCCTGCCGGCGCTCGCGGAACTGCATCTGTTCCAACTTGCGACGGAATCGTCTGCGGAGGGTGAAAAAAATAGCGATAAACAGCAGCGAGATGGCGATCCAGACCAAGGTGGCGCTGGTCAGCAGCTTCAGCCAGCCGTAGCGCACCCCGGCCCATTCGCGCCACTGGCCCTCCATCTGGCCCAGGGTCAGGCCAAGGCTGGAGCGCAGAGCCGTGTCCAGGTCGCCGGTATTGCGCCAGCGCTCCATCAGTAATTGCATCTGCAGCTCGTTCCAGCGGGTAAACATGAACTCGATAACCGTGTAACTCTGAAGGTAGGCCCGCTGGGCCTGGTTCTCGTCATCCGGGAAACTCCGCTCGAGGTTGTCGAGTGAGAACACGCGGCCCATCAGCATCGCCACAGAAAATTCCAGGAAGCTGTCCACGCCCCA of Candidatus Glassbacteria bacterium contains these proteins:
- a CDS encoding periplasmic heavy metal sensor is translated as MKGFSGFLAAAAVAGLALCATGGWAAEEKQDEDVADVFQLFEMEIPELELPAMPLPGIEEYGMLAFAEGRDREDRRHRHAERIQLYRLWKIMEDIDLTDEQVDGFFPLMRQHSKTERELARERNDITRQLKEELAGENPSDSKLNQLLSDLKQNGLKVVESKNKAIDDAAEILNARQRARLALTLNQVERDIWESIARVHYQPRGGWPPLAFDKQKLEKHMQQLQQNLQRISKELKARGLPGLDLDIELEDLEAEPPEKDN
- a CDS encoding RNA polymerase sigma factor, translating into MQTDKQLVDEILAGRTEKFGVLAERYQQQIYRFLRGMSLDHDEAADVLQSALIRAYEKLDTLRGGERFRIWLYSIAANQARNYLRRERRSLSLEAVVLSAEEADLDGELDRGRVKELVAGALESLSAEQRRVVLLRIYEEMPFRDVAQSCGISLSNAKVTFHRAMKTLGRWLAPAAERMNLDLER